Below is a window of Candidatus Omnitrophota bacterium DNA.
CGTAGATAAGATTTTTGGAGGTGCCATCCCAAGAAATTATATTCCTTCTGCGGAAAAAGGTATTTTGCAGGCTTGCTCTGAAGGCGCGGTTGCGGGTTATCCGATTGTGGATTTAAAAGTAACCCTGGTGGATGGTTCGTATCACGACGTAGATTCTTCGGATATGGCCTTTCAGATTGCCGGAGCCATGGCCTTAAGAAAGGCAGTGGCCGAGGCTGGGCCGGTTCTTCTTGAGCCGGTGATGCAGGTAGATATTTCTATACCTGAAGATTGCCTTGGCGGGGTAAGCGGAGACATAAATTCCCGCAGAGGCCACATGGCTGGTATGGAAGTAAAAGGTAAGACCCAAGTGTTAAAAGCCTCAATACCGCTTGCGGAAATGTTTACTTACGCTAATGACTTAAGGTCTTTAACCGGCGGCAGGGGAAGTTACACTATGCGTTTTTCGCATTATGCCGAGGTTCCGCATAAGATTGCCTCCACGATTATAAGCCACTATCAGGCTTCGCGTAAACAGGACGCGGAAAATCAGTAGGGATTTTAATAAACCATTAATTTATCCCGAAGTTCCGGATATAAATCTGTCCAGCGCGCCGGAAATTAAATAAAATACTCCGGGGCAATATTTTGGTGCTCCAGAAAGGTATGGATCATGAAGATCGGTATTTTTGGTATTGATGGTTTTTCTCAAGGCAAAGCCAATATTGTTGACCAGAGAGTAAAAACTTTGGAGCAGATGTTTAAGTCGGCAAAACAAGTTTTTATACAGGCGGATATTTTAACTCAGGAAGATAAACTTAAAGAGGCAGATGGTATAATCTCCCTTGAAGAGTCACGCTTGGTTTTAGTGATGACAGACTTGGAATTTGTGGAATTAAGGCTTTCACGCGGAGCCGAAGCATTAGAAAAGGAATTACTTTTGCGCGCCAAAGACTGCCTTTCCAAAGAAAATATGCTTTCAACTTTGGAATTAACTGAAGAAGAGAAAAAGATTTCCGCAGCCTTTCCGTTTTTGACTAATAAACCCATATTTTTCTGTAAGCCAGAGGATGCGCAAGAAAAAGAAAAACTTTTATTTAACGCCTACTACGGGTTTGGATATATTTCCTTTTTTACCGCCGGAGATAAAGACGCGCACGCCTGGTCAATAAAAAAAGGCGCCAATGCCTACGAATCAGCCGGATGTATTCATTCGGATATCCAGAAAGGTTTTATCCGCGCCGAGGTCTTAAGCTACGATGACCTCATAAAAGATGGCGGGCTTTCTCAGGCCAGGCAAAATAATCATATCCGCCTTGAGAACAAAGAATATATTGTTCAGGACGGTGACTATATAGTGTTTAAGTGTAATAAATAAAGAGCATGGGGTTGGTTATGAGTTATGAGTGAGGGTGAGTTGTGGGGGAAAGAAGAAAGGATAATATATGCTAAAAATTAAACGCGCATTGATCAGTGTTTCTGATAAAACAGGAATTCTCGACTTTGCCAAAGTCCTGCAAAGTTTTGGAGTAGAAATTCTTTCTACCGGAGGCACGGCAAAAATTTTTAGAGACAATAATATTCCTGTGCTTGAAGTTTCAGATTACACCGGTTTTCCGGAAATGCTCGATGGCAGGGTTAAGACTCTCCACCCTAAGATCCACGGTGGGCTTTTGGCGGTGCGTGATAATAGCGCGCATATGGAAACTGTGAAAAAGCACAATATCGGTTTGATTGATATGGTGGTAGTTAATCTTTATCCTTTTGAGAAAGTAATTCAAAAAGAAGGTATTCCAATAGAAGAGGCAATTGAGAATATTGATATCGGTGGGCCCAGTATGCTTCGCTCGGCAGCCAAGAACCACAGGTCAGTGGCGGTTATTTCTTCACCTTTACGCTACGCGCAGGTTTCCGAGGAGCTTAAGCGCAGCAAAGGCTTTTTATCAGAAAAGACGCTTCAGGAATTGGGCGTAGAAGTTTTTAAGGTTACATCTTGTTACGATTCAGCTATCAATGCATATTTGGGGGAACACATTTTAAATAATCACCAAACATCAAATAACCAATTTCCGGATAAATTAAGTTTGTCATTTTCTAAGCTGCAGGATTTACGTTACGGAGAAAACCCGCATCAAAGGGGAGCGTTTTACCGCGATCAAAATGCCTGCGTTGGTATTTGCGGGATGAAACAGCTTTGGGGAAAAGAATTGTCATTTAATAATATTTTGGACCTTAATGCCGCGATAAATATTGTCCAGGAATTTTCCAATCCGGGAGTAGTTTTTATCAAGCACAATAATCCTTGCGGGGTAGCGGAAAATAAAAATATCCTGAAAGCTTACCGTGATGCCTGGAGCTGCGATAAATTATCCGCCTTTGGCGGGATCTTGGCAATTAACCGAAAAATAGATTTAAATCTGGCTAAATTAATCGCCAGGAGCGGATTTTTAGAATGTATCGTCTGCCCCGGATTCGCGCAAGAGGCAGTAGAATTATTAACCGCTAAGAAAAATTTAAGGCTTTTGGAATTCTCCGGGTTACTTGATAAGATAGCGCAAGTTGATTTCAAGAGGGTAAGTGGCGGGCTTCTCGTTCAGGACGGCGACGGTAAACTTTTTAATCCGGAAGAGCTAAAAACAGTAACTTCTTTGAAACCTTCAAAATCGCAAATGCAGTCGCTTCTTTTTGCCTGGAAAGTGGCCAAGCATGTGAAATCAAACGCCATTGTTTTAGTTAAGGGCGCAAAAACCGTCGGTATTGGCGCGGGGCAAATGTCCCGGGTGGATTCGGTATTTATTTCTACCAAGAAATCCGGCAAGTTAGCCATTGGTTCAGTTATGGCCTCGGACGCATTTTTTCCCAAAGAAGATGCCATACAATTAGCTGCGAAATTTAAGATCAGGGCGATCATTCAGCCCGGAGGCTCTATTGCTGATGAGGCGATCATTAAGATGGCAGATAAGCATAAGATCGCCATGGTCTTTACCGGGACAAGGCACTTTAAACATTAAGTAAAATGATTTACCCGGAAGCAATCAAATATTTGGAATCGTTCATTAATTACGAGAAAATCCCGTATTATTCTTACAAGGATTCTGTAAAGTTAGAGCGCATCAAAGATTTTCTTTCCCTTATTGGAAATCCCCAAGAAAGCTTGCGCGTAATCCATGTTGCCGGCAGTAAGGGCAAGGGTTCTACAAGCGCTTTTATCGCCCAGATATTAAAAGAAGCGGGATTTAAAACCGGATTATACACTTCTCCGCACCTGTCAGACTTCAGGGAAAGAATTCGTGTCTTCAGCTGTCAGCCTTCAGCTATCAGCCTTCAGCCAAAAGAATTTGAAGGCATGATTGAGAAAAAAGATTTAACGCGCTTAGTTAAAAAACTAAGGCCTAAAATAGAACAATACAATAGGATTTTAAAATATGGCCCATTATCATTCTTTGAGGCCTACACAGCGCTAGCTTTTGTTTATTTTAAAGAAAAAAAAGTAGATTTCGCGGTTTTAGAGACTGGCATGGGCGGAAGGTTAGACGCAACAAATACTACTAATGCCCAAGTTTGTGTGATTACCCCTATTAGCTATGAGCATACGGACAAATTAGGTAAAACTCTAAGGCAAATAGCAAGAGAAAAGGCCGGAATAATCAAATCCGAAATCCGAAATCCGAAATCCGAAAGTGCAAAACCAATTGTGATTTGCGCGCCGCAGGAAAAAGAGGCGTTAGATGTTATTAGAAAAAGATGTATAGATGTTGGCGCAAAGATTTACGAAATAAAGAAAAATAAATTAACGCAGTTTAAAACTCAACTTTTAGGGTTTCATCAGCAGATAAACGCGAATGTTGCAAAAGAAGCGGTTAAGGCCTTGTCTTATTTTGGAGCAAAAATAAGCGATAGTAAAATTCGAAAAGGCCTCGCAGGCACTTTTTGGCCGGGAAGATGCGAGGTGATTTCTCAAAAGCCATTTATTGTTTTAGACGGTGCGCAGAATAAAGCTTCGGCAAAAGCATTAAAAGAAGCTATCAGGGCTAATTTCCGCTATAATAAGTTAATCTTGGTTTTAGGGATTTCACAGGATAAGGATATAAGGGGGATTTGCGCGCAATTGCGCACTTTAGCGGGTACAGTTATTTTAACTAAATCCAGTAATCCGCGCGCCACAGAACCAAAAGTCTTAGCGCGATATTTTCCTAAGAAAGATACGCGGCAAACTTCCGGCGTAAAAGAAGCCTTGTGTTTAGCTAAAGAAGAGGCGAAGGAAAAAGATTTAATATTGGTGACTGGGTCGCTGTTTGTGGTCGGAGAAGCCAGGGAAGATATATTAAGTTATTAAAAGCCGATGATTGGTAGCGGGGCCTTGTCTGTATTTTTGCGGGAACGTTTGCCCCGCCCCAGCGTGGCGGGGCTGCACTTCGTTCCAGCCCCTCGCTCTCGCTATATGTTTTTAGCGGGCGAACCTTGCCCGCTCGGGGCTTCCAAGATCCCGCAAAAACACAGCCAAGCCACCCGCTTAATCAGAGAGTATAATTTTGCTATACTATGAGGAGGGGTGATGGAGAAGAAAAGAATAATTCTTGGAGTTTTATTTCTTGTTGGCGGCTTTGTTATTTTAGTTCTAGTATTGAATATAATAAAGATAAACAAAGCGGAAACTTTCTTAAACAGCCTGAAGGGCGAAATAATTTACGTTAATAGGGATGGGCAGTATTCAAATGTGTATAAAATATCCGCTAATGGTAAAAATAGACAAATGCTATATCATAATATCGATAGGACGAATTCAAATTGCTTATTTCCTCAATGGTCATCGGATGGTTCAAGAATTTTCTTCACGGCAATGAGAAATGGTCAATGGAGAACGTTTATCATGGATTCAGATGGTAGCAATGTAGAAGTAGTTGAAAATAAAGAAAGTTCACTGGTGAGTCATTATTCAAGGGCAAACGACATTATAGTGAAAGCCGGAAATGTGTATTGTGTAGATGATAAAGGAAATGAATTTAAAGTATATAGTTTTGATGGTTATGATTACAAATTTAATCCAGGTGCTTCTGAAGCATCATGGAGCCCCGATAAAAAATTTGTTATTTTCCAATCATGCGAATATGGTTTCTTAGGAATGTGGGGAGGGTGTAGTATTTTAATAGCAGATCCGGGAACTGCAGAAGTGGTAAAGATAACTGCAGGTAAAGCGCCTGATTGGAAGTATTAACCTTTTTATCTTCTAAATTAAAAAAGCATTCTAATGATCAATATGCAGAGTTTAAATTTAAATGATACTATCGCAGCGATTGCTACACCTTGCGGAGAAGGCGGGATTGGGATTGTGCGCATAAGTGGTAAAGACGCCTTGCTAGTTGCAGATAAAGTTTTCTCTGCCAAAAGCAATAAGAAGCCGTCTACTTTTAAGAGTCATATGGTTCATTATGGTTGGATCATGGAAGCGAAAAGCGAAAAGCGAAAAGCGCAAAACGAAAAAATCATAGATGAGGTCCTGTTGACTGTCATGCGGGCTCCTCGCACTTATACCAAAGAAGATATTGTGGAAATAAACTGTCACGGCGGGATGGTGGCCTTAAAAAGTGTTTTAGATTTGGTTTTATCCTGCGGCGCGCGCCTTGCCGCTCCGGGTGAATTTACCAAGCGTGCCTTTTTAAACGGAAGAATTGATTTGGCCCAGGCAGAATCAGTGCTTGATATTATCCACGCCAAGAGCCAAGAAGCCCTCAGGGTAAGCTTAAGACAACTAAAGGGCGGCTTGTCAGAGAGAATAAATAAAATCCGCCAGGGGCTTTTGGAATCTTTAGCGTTATTAGAGGCAAATATTGAATTCCCCGATGAGGAAATCGGCAATATTGATAAAGATGCCTTGTTGGGCAAATTAAATGACGCGCTTGATAAATTAAATAGCCTTATTCAAACTTCTTTCTACGGGAAGATGATGCGCGATGGGATCCACGTTGTTATTTGCGGAAAGCCTAATGCCGGGAAGTCTTCTCTTTTAAATGCCATTCTTAAAGAAGAGCGCTCCATTGTTACTCCTATTGCCGGGACTACCCGGGATACAGTAGAAGAATTTATTTCCCTAAAAGGGGTGCCGGTGTGTTTAGTGGATACCGCCGGGCTTAAAGACGCATCCGGTTTGATTGAAAAAGAAGCCATGTCGCGTTCCCGAAAAAAGATAAAACACGCGGATGTAGTTTTGGTTGTTTTTGATTCTAGCACTAAACTGAACAAGGACGATAAAAAAATCCTGCGTCAGGCCAACTCCGATATTACAGTTGCGGTTTTAAACAAAATAGACTTGAAGAAAAGAATAGAAGAGGATGTAATCCGCAGGAGTTTGCCAAGAATAGTGGAAGTTTCCGCGAAAAAAGAAAGAAATATACAGGCTTTGGAAGAAGCAATTGTGGGGTTGGCCTGTAAAAGACAAGGCTCTTGCCAGGATGGATTTTTTGTTTCCAACACCCGGCACATTCAAGCCCTAAAAGAGGCACATAAACTTGTTGCTTCCGCAGTAAGTTCTATGGATAATAATTTATTGCCTGTGGAGTTAGTGGCTCAGGAATTAAAAGACGCATTATCTGGTTTGGATGAAGTTCTAGGAAAAGATTCAAATAAAGATATTTTAGATAAGATATTTTCGCAATTCTGCATTGGTAAATAACTAGTTTGGTTATTGATGTTTGATTATTGGTAAGCTTATTTGGTTGTTGGAATTTGGTTATTGATTATTGAATATATAGATATGTAATTTAACTGGGAGATAAACGAATGGATAAAAAGAAGATTGAGAAAGCGGTCCGTGATATATTAGTGGCAATCGGGGAAAACCCTAAGAAAAAAGATCTTTTGGAAACGCCTAAGCGCGTAGCAGAGATGTATGAAGAAATATTTTCTGGGGTAGGGCAAGACCCGCAGAAGTATTTAGAGGTTCTTTTAGAGCAGAAGCACCACGAGATAGTTCTTTTAAAGGGAATTCCTTTATATAGTGTTTGTGAACATCATCTTTTGCCGTTTTTTGGCAAGGCGCACGTGGCCTATATCCCTAAACAAGGACGGGTTACAGGTTTAAGTAAATTAGCTAGAGTTGTGGATATGCTGGCTCGCCGTCCGCAAGTACAGGAGCGTTTGACTACGCAGATCGCGGAAATCATCATGGAGAAATTAAAACCCCAAGGCTGCATGGTAGTTATTCAGGCAGAGCATCTTTGTATGTCCATGCGAGGCGTAAGAAAGCCCGGGACTTTGACGGTAACTTCCGCGGTAAGGGGCATCTTTAAAGAAAATCAGAAAACCCGTTCGGAAACCTTAGCTTTGATGCGGGATTAAAACCTTAAAATTATGTTACCCGAGCAAAAGATAAGAACGGCATTATTCTACTTAAGCGTTTTTATTTTCTTTTCCGGTCTTCCCTTTATCCTTGCCTTTTCTTTAGGGTATAAATTTGACTATCGCCATTTCAAATTCGCCAAGGCAGGGATGATTGTTTTAAAAACACAACCCGCAGGCGCGGATGTTTACCTTGATGGCGTATTGATTGAGCAAAAAACTACCGCCACTTTAAATGAGCTTTTGCCCGCCACTTATAATATCAGGCTGGAATTGCAAGGGCATTATCCGTGGTCAAGCCAGATTAAAGTAGAGCAAGGTAAGGCGTCTTTATTCGAGAAAATAATCCTGTTTGCCAAAAGAACCGATATTGAACAGCTGAATAAAACCAGCTTTTCTTCTTTCTATGTTGATAAAGAGCAAAAAAATATTTATTCCCTTGATTATGAAAATAGGAAACTTTATGTTTCAGGTTTGCAGGGAGAACACCATCGCCTTGCGGCGCTTGTTCCGAAGATGTCCCAAGAACCGCTTAAATTCATAATTTCTTTTGATAGAAAAAAGGTCATTTTTTTAAATAGCCGCCAGGTAGCAGTTTCTGAGATATTCACTCGGGAAGAAGATGTAATTGCAGATCAGGGGATTGTTTTGGATTATCCCTCGGATGTAATAGTAGATGCATTTTGGTATTCGGATAATTACCACTTTATGCTTGTTTGCCGAAAAAGAATTATTATCTGCGAGCCGGTAGAAGATTTCAAGCCTGTGGAATTGGCCAGTCTCTCAGGTCATAACCATAGTTATTTTTATGATATATCAAGTGACGTGTTGTACTTTTCTGATTATCAAAAGGCTGTGGATGGCCAGATGCACCAGAATTTGTATAAATTGGATGTAGCTCCTAAAGTTACTGTTCTGCCTAGAATTATTAAAATAAAGGCCAATGAGTAGTTTAGTTTACAACAGAAGATTTCTGGAAATCATTCCGGGAGCTGTTTCCTGGGGAATAATTATTTTCTTGGCGGGGATGTCTTTTATGAATCCCAAAGCCTGCGCCGTATTGATAATTATTTTTGATTTTTACTGGATCGTGCGCACAGTTTACCTGACAACGCTTCTTTTAATCGCCCATCATAAACTACATGTTCAAAGAAATATGGATTGGCTTGAGCGGTGCCGGAATTTAAGCGCGCAATACCGCTGGCAAAGTTTGTACCACTTGGTTATTTTTCCTGTTTATAAGGAGGACGCGGAAGTATTGCGTTTTTCTTTAGCGGCGATCAGAGAAAGCCAGTACCCCAAGGAAAAAATAATTGTTGTCCTGGGGTTTGAACAGCGCAACCATTTTGCAAGCTTTACTGCGAAAATACTGGAAGAAGAGTTTAAGGGTGATTTCTTAATCCTGTTTTCTGTTTTTCATCCCCAGGATATCCCGGGGGAAACCCAAACTAAAGGTGCCAATGCGACCTGGGCGGCTAAGCAAGCCAAAGATTTCTTAGATCAAAAACACATAAAATATGAGGATGTAGTCTTATCGTGTTTTGACGCTGATACCTGTGTGCATAATCAATATTTTGCTTGTCTGTCGCATTATTTTTTAACTGTGCCTTTTCCTCATCAGGCAAGTTATCAGCCTGTGCCGGTGTACAACAACAATATATGGCATGCGCCCTCATTCGCAAGGATCGTGGAAATAAGCTCATCTTTTACCCAGATGATTGAAAGCATGCGCCTTGAGAAATTTGTTACCTTTTCAAGCCATAGCATGAGTTTTAAGGCCTTAGTGGATATAAATTATTGGCCGGTGGATATGATTTCCGATGATTCTGTGGTTTATTGGAAAGCATTTTTATTTTATAAAGGGCAATACAGAGTTGTGCCGCTTCCCACAACCGTTTCCATGGACGTGGCATACAGTAAAGGGCTCTTCCGGACGATTGTTACCCAGTATAAACAAAAACGCAGATGGGCCTGGGGGGTTGAGAATTTTCCATTTTTAGTTATGGGGTTTAAAGATAACCCGGGTATTCCTTTTTTAATCCGTCTGCGGCGCACCTATAATCTTTTAGAAAGCCACGTAACCTGGGCGGTTTGGGCGGTTATTATTACTTTTATCAGCCCTCTGCCGGTTATTGTGGGAGGGGTATTATTTCAGCAGATGCCTTTAAGCCAGAATCTACCGCAAGTCACCGGGCTTCTTTTACGTTTTACCCTTGTAACTAGTTTAATCTGGGTTATTTTAAGCCGCCTGACTTTGCCCGCGCGGCCGCGGGATGTCAGCTGGATGAAAAACATTGTTATGTTTCTGGAGTGGGCGATTGTGCCGTTTGTAATTCTCATATTGGGCTCTACTCCGGCTTTGGATGCTCAAACCTGCCTTTTATCCGGCAGGCGAATGAAATTTGTTACTACCCCGAAAATAAAGAGGCCAAATGCCGGCAAATAAGATAACTTTTCTGGCTGTGCTTATTATTATTTTCTCCGCGGCGTGTGTTTATCTTAATTCACTCTCCGGAGATTTTGTTTGGGACGATTGTCTTCTCATCCGCGATAACGATTCTATTAACAGCTGGAACATAAAATCAATTTTTTTCGCCGACAGGAATACGTTAAGCCCCGGCATGTATGTCAGTTACCGTCCGCTAGAATCCCTAAGCTATTTATTTTCCTATAAACTATGGCAGCTTAATCCAGGAGGTTACCATTTTGTAAGCTTGGTTTTGCATATTTTGGTCGGGGTTTTTATTTTTTTGTTCGTAGGCTTAGTTTTTTCAGACTACCTGCTTTCTTTTCTGGCGGCCCTATTCTTTGTTGTTCATCCGGCGCATACTGAATCGGTTTCATACATAAGCGCCCGCGCAGAACCTTTGGCCTTTTTGTTTATCCTTTTGAGCTTTATATTCTATCTTTCCTGCCGCAAGCGCAATTCAGCTTTTGTTTATGCGGGGATATTTATTTTATCTTCGCTGGCTTTTTTATCCAAGGAAAGCGCTCTTATCCTGCCGGTATTAGTTATTTTATGGCACCTGGTTTTCAAAGAGTCAATTAAGCCTATTAAGATATTGCTTATGTTTCTAGCTGGCGCCATATTTATCTTTATCAGACAAAAAGCAACAGGCAGCTTTTTACCATCGGGCACAAGCCTTGCAGTTGTTCTTGAGAGGATCCCGGGATTCTTTTCTGCCTTCTCAGGGTATATAAGGATTTTATTCTTTCCCAAAGATCTGCATATGGAATATGGAATAGCGCATTTTAGCATATTAAGCTATGAGGCGCTTTTGGGTCTGGCAGAATTTATCTTTCTGATTTTTATTATGTACAAATACCGTTGGAATAAGATAATATTTTTCTGCTTGGGATGGTTTATGTGTGCGCTTATTCCGGTGGCGAATATCATTCCTTTTAATGCAACTTATTACATGGCCGAACACTGGCTGTATGTGCCGTCCTTAGGATTTTTTATTTTGCTGGCCTACTGTATATGCCGGCTTAAAACAAATTATAGAATTTTGGCTTTGAGCGCGGCATTAATCGTTTTTTGTGTTAGCGCGTATTTGACGTTTAAGCAAAATACTTACTGGAAAGATGAAATATTTTTTTACAACACCACCCTAAAATATAACCCGCAAAGCGCGCGGGTCTGGTATAATTTAGGCAATAGTTATTCGTCCAGGGATGATTATAAAAATGCTGTTCAGGCGTATCAGCAGGCAATACGCCTGAAGCCAGATTATACGCAAGCCTGCTATAACCTGGCGTTGGTTTACTATTGGCAGAAGGAATTTTCTTTAGCCAAAAAATATTTTCTGGAGGCTAAAAAACTAGGGCATTTAGGAAGAATAGATTCTTTGTTGCAAGGGTATAAGGCAAAATGAAAAAATTAATCGCCTGTTTATTTCTAACATTTGTTTTCTGCGGTATAGGTTTTTGCGGTTCTGTCATCCAGATTATTCAGGACTCCATGCCTGCGATGGTGATTTTGGAGTCTTATAATGTGCAGATTGTTCAGGGCCAGGACACTTATGTTAAGGATGGCCCCATGCTTGCGGTAGTCAAGCCAGTAGGTATTTCACAATATACAAGAAAAGGGGGAGGGGTGATAGTTGATCCTTCGGGGCTTATTGTGGCTAACAGCCATACCACCCAGCAGGCAGGACGCGTAAAGGTTGTTTTGGCGGATAACACCGAATATCAGGCAGAGATTTTGGTTTTCTCTCCAGATGATGATTTGGCAATCTTACGCATTAAGCCGGATGCGCCGTTAAAGTATATAACTCTTGCAGACATAAACAAGATTAAGTTAGGGGATCCGGTTTACAATGTGGGCAGATCTGATATTTTAAAGGATTCCATAAGCGAAGGCAAGATTATCGGCATCGGGACAAAGACTGACCCGGCAGATAAAAGCGTCTCCACCCAGATGCTAAAAATAGATTTTAATGTTTATCAGGGCGACAGCGGCGGCCCGGTGCTTAATAAGGACGGAGAGCTTCTGGGCCTTATTTTGGGCGGGTCAGTTACTTCCGGCAGATTAGCCTTGGCAGTTCCCTCTAACAAAATCAAAAAGTATCTCGATGATGCGCTTTCCAGGTGAGTAGGTTATTTTGGCCTTGCTGCCGCGCAGATTCATAGGTATAATAAATCCCACTTATGGCTAAATATATAAAATTCATACCCACATTTCTATTTTTGATCTTTTTTGCTGCATTGGCGTTGGCTCAAACCCCATCAGGATTCCCGGAAATATCTTTTTCTCCAGAAGACAGGGTACTTATCCTGGCTCCTCACCCCGACGATGAGACCATAGCTTGCGCCGGAGTAATCCAAAGGGCGCGCAGTATGAATATACCGGTAGAGGTAGTGCTTTTTACCGCAGGCGACAACAATCAATGGTCTTTTCTTGTTTACCGCAAGCATCCGGTTTTTTTCCCCAAGGCAGTTCAGAATCTTGGGCTGCTGCGTTATGCGGAGTCAATTGTCTCAGGGGCCTTTTTGGGAATCCCCGAAGAAAATATTATTCTTCTGGGCTATCCGGATTTTAAAACCCTGAATATCTGGTATGCTAATTGGGGAGACAATCCTCCTGTAAAAAGCCTCTTGACCAATGTGCGCGCGGTGCCCTATAAAAATGCTTTTCGTCCCGGGGCCGCCTATAAAGGCGATGATATATTGCGTGATTTAAAAACCATCATCAGAGAGTTTAAGCCTACCAAAATATTTGTCTCTCATCCCGCAGACCATAATCCCGACCACCGTTCGCTGTATCTATTTTGCCGGGTTGCTCTCTGGGACCTGGAGGGTGAGGTTGCCCCGCAAGTTTTTCCGTATTTGGTGCATTTTAAGAATTGGCCTAAGCCCTCGGCATATCGTCCGGAAATGAAAATAATTCCGCCGGCCTTCTTTAAAAATAATGTCAATTGGCAGGAATTAGCATTGACTGCCGAGCAGATAAAGAATAAAACCTCGGCCGTAGAAAAACACAATTCTCAATATAAATCCAGCAAGAATTACCTTCTTTCTTTTGTCAGGAGCAATGAATTATTCGGGGACTATCCGGTTTTGAAATTGCGCAGTTCCTCAGCTAATGAGGATTTTTTAATTTCAGAGGCAGGCGAAGAAATTGAAATACCCGAACAACTTGAAAATAAGGAGAGAGTTTCTTTTGTGGGGCTTCAATCCAGCTCTGTGCACGTAGAGAAAGATCAGCTTGTGATAAAGCTTGAATTTTCCAGGCCCCTAGGCAGGCAGACAGCGGCGTCTTTGCACGTTTTTGGTTACCGGCATGACCGCGAGTTTAGCCAGATGCCCAAGATTCACGTCAAATACGGGATGCTTTGGTATAAAATATTTGATCAAACCAGGCAATTAAGATCTAAAATATTTAAGGTAGTGCGTAAAAATAAGCAAACAACAGTCTATATTCCCCTAAAGGTCCTGGGGG
It encodes the following:
- a CDS encoding DUF933 domain-containing protein, producing the protein MKIGIFGIDGFSQGKANIVDQRVKTLEQMFKSAKQVFIQADILTQEDKLKEADGIISLEESRLVLVMTDLEFVELRLSRGAEALEKELLLRAKDCLSKENMLSTLELTEEEKKISAAFPFLTNKPIFFCKPEDAQEKEKLLFNAYYGFGYISFFTAGDKDAHAWSIKKGANAYESAGCIHSDIQKGFIRAEVLSYDDLIKDGGLSQARQNNHIRLENKEYIVQDGDYIVFKCNK
- the purH gene encoding bifunctional phosphoribosylaminoimidazolecarboxamide formyltransferase/IMP cyclohydrolase, whose protein sequence is MLKIKRALISVSDKTGILDFAKVLQSFGVEILSTGGTAKIFRDNNIPVLEVSDYTGFPEMLDGRVKTLHPKIHGGLLAVRDNSAHMETVKKHNIGLIDMVVVNLYPFEKVIQKEGIPIEEAIENIDIGGPSMLRSAAKNHRSVAVISSPLRYAQVSEELKRSKGFLSEKTLQELGVEVFKVTSCYDSAINAYLGEHILNNHQTSNNQFPDKLSLSFSKLQDLRYGENPHQRGAFYRDQNACVGICGMKQLWGKELSFNNILDLNAAINIVQEFSNPGVVFIKHNNPCGVAENKNILKAYRDAWSCDKLSAFGGILAINRKIDLNLAKLIARSGFLECIVCPGFAQEAVELLTAKKNLRLLEFSGLLDKIAQVDFKRVSGGLLVQDGDGKLFNPEELKTVTSLKPSKSQMQSLLFAWKVAKHVKSNAIVLVKGAKTVGIGAGQMSRVDSVFISTKKSGKLAIGSVMASDAFFPKEDAIQLAAKFKIRAIIQPGGSIADEAIIKMADKHKIAMVFTGTRHFKH
- a CDS encoding bifunctional folylpolyglutamate synthase/dihydrofolate synthase; amino-acid sequence: MIYPEAIKYLESFINYEKIPYYSYKDSVKLERIKDFLSLIGNPQESLRVIHVAGSKGKGSTSAFIAQILKEAGFKTGLYTSPHLSDFRERIRVFSCQPSAISLQPKEFEGMIEKKDLTRLVKKLRPKIEQYNRILKYGPLSFFEAYTALAFVYFKEKKVDFAVLETGMGGRLDATNTTNAQVCVITPISYEHTDKLGKTLRQIAREKAGIIKSEIRNPKSESAKPIVICAPQEKEALDVIRKRCIDVGAKIYEIKKNKLTQFKTQLLGFHQQINANVAKEAVKALSYFGAKISDSKIRKGLAGTFWPGRCEVISQKPFIVLDGAQNKASAKALKEAIRANFRYNKLILVLGISQDKDIRGICAQLRTLAGTVILTKSSNPRATEPKVLARYFPKKDTRQTSGVKEALCLAKEEAKEKDLILVTGSLFVVGEAREDILSY
- the mnmE gene encoding tRNA uridine-5-carboxymethylaminomethyl(34) synthesis GTPase MnmE; its protein translation is MINMQSLNLNDTIAAIATPCGEGGIGIVRISGKDALLVADKVFSAKSNKKPSTFKSHMVHYGWIMEAKSEKRKAQNEKIIDEVLLTVMRAPRTYTKEDIVEINCHGGMVALKSVLDLVLSCGARLAAPGEFTKRAFLNGRIDLAQAESVLDIIHAKSQEALRVSLRQLKGGLSERINKIRQGLLESLALLEANIEFPDEEIGNIDKDALLGKLNDALDKLNSLIQTSFYGKMMRDGIHVVICGKPNAGKSSLLNAILKEERSIVTPIAGTTRDTVEEFISLKGVPVCLVDTAGLKDASGLIEKEAMSRSRKKIKHADVVLVVFDSSTKLNKDDKKILRQANSDITVAVLNKIDLKKRIEEDVIRRSLPRIVEVSAKKERNIQALEEAIVGLACKRQGSCQDGFFVSNTRHIQALKEAHKLVASAVSSMDNNLLPVELVAQELKDALSGLDEVLGKDSNKDILDKIFSQFCIGK
- the folE gene encoding GTP cyclohydrolase I FolE, coding for MDKKKIEKAVRDILVAIGENPKKKDLLETPKRVAEMYEEIFSGVGQDPQKYLEVLLEQKHHEIVLLKGIPLYSVCEHHLLPFFGKAHVAYIPKQGRVTGLSKLARVVDMLARRPQVQERLTTQIAEIIMEKLKPQGCMVVIQAEHLCMSMRGVRKPGTLTVTSAVRGIFKENQKTRSETLALMRD
- a CDS encoding PEGA domain-containing protein produces the protein MLPEQKIRTALFYLSVFIFFSGLPFILAFSLGYKFDYRHFKFAKAGMIVLKTQPAGADVYLDGVLIEQKTTATLNELLPATYNIRLELQGHYPWSSQIKVEQGKASLFEKIILFAKRTDIEQLNKTSFSSFYVDKEQKNIYSLDYENRKLYVSGLQGEHHRLAALVPKMSQEPLKFIISFDRKKVIFLNSRQVAVSEIFTREEDVIADQGIVLDYPSDVIVDAFWYSDNYHFMLVCRKRIIICEPVEDFKPVELASLSGHNHSYFYDISSDVLYFSDYQKAVDGQMHQNLYKLDVAPKVTVLPRIIKIKANE